A window of Desulfuromonas soudanensis genomic DNA:
CCTGAACCGTCAGGAGCGGCGCGCCGAAATCGACCTCGAGCTGGCGACGGGGGAGCGGTATCTCTTCGGCGAGGTCCTGATGCATGGCGCCCCCGATTATCCCGAACGTTTTTTGCGCCGCTATATCGCCTTCGCCGAAGGAGACGTCTTCAGCTATCCCCGTCTCGGCCAGACGCAGCTTAATTTCCTCGACTCCGACCGCTTTCGCGAGGTGATCATCACCCCCCGCCTCGACCTGACCCGGGATCTGCGGGTGCCGATCAATCTGAAACTGGTTTCTTCGCCGCGCCGCCGCCTGCGCCCGGGAATCGGTTACGGCACCGACACCGGCGCCCGCATGTCCGTCAATTACCGGGATCTCAATGTGTTGCGCCGCGGTCATGAGTTTTCCGCCGACCTGGGGATTTCCGAGCACCGCCAGTCCCTCACCTCCAGCTACATTCTCCCCGGCCTGAAGAATATGGATTCCCAGACCGCGCTGCGCGCCGGCTTCGAGCGGGAGAGCATCAGCACCTTCGAGACCCGCTCCCTGTTTGCCGAGATCGAGCGGCTGCACGGTTTCGGCCGCGGGCGCATCGGGTCCGTCTATCTGCGGCTTCTGCAGGAAGATTACATCGTCGGGCTACAGGACTCCCGGTCGCGATTGATCCTCCCCGGTCTGCGTTTCAGTCATCGCAGTTACGCCGATCCGATTCGGCCGAAGCGGGGGTTCCGCTATTCCCTGGAAGGGCGGGGAACCCACCAGAGCCTCGGCTCGGACACCGGACTCTTGCAGTTTCTCGCCGGAGGAAATGCCGTCGTCCCTCTCCCCTGGCAGCTCAAACTCCTGCTGCGCACCCAAGGGGGGACGACCCTGAAAAACGAGCCGCTCTCGGAAGTTCCGGCCTCCCTGCGCTTTTTTGCCGGCGGCGACCAGAGCGTGCGCGGTTACGGTTATCAGACCGTCGGCCCCCGGGACGCCAGCGGCAAGGTGATCGGAGGCGAGCATCTGGCGGTGGGGAGCGTCGAACTCGAGGTTCCCATCGGTGAAAACTGGGGAGTGGCGGCCTTTTTCGACCTCGGAAGCGCCTTCAATTCCGTCACTGAGATCGACTGGGCCCGGGGTGCCGGACTCGGGGTGC
This region includes:
- a CDS encoding autotransporter assembly complex protein TamA — protein: MKYPFPHMQSFLRSSIGNFWNRLGLLTALLLLLLAATTLAADPLEIAVTGVEEAALDNVRAALVLPPDLVRDGRVEPLWLERFVRQVPERVRRALEPYGFYEAEVSTDLQVRGENDYLLTVAVVPGEPVRLTTVRVRLSGPGENEPRLQSLVGDFPLLPGEVLRQDLYDRARGTLKARALDLGYLDADFAVHRILLNRQERRAEIDLELATGERYLFGEVLMHGAPDYPERFLRRYIAFAEGDVFSYPRLGQTQLNFLDSDRFREVIITPRLDLTRDLRVPINLKLVSSPRRRLRPGIGYGTDTGARMSVNYRDLNVLRRGHEFSADLGISEHRQSLTSSYILPGLKNMDSQTALRAGFERESISTFETRSLFAEIERLHGFGRGRIGSVYLRLLQEDYIVGLQDSRSRLILPGLRFSHRSYADPIRPKRGFRYSLEGRGTHQSLGSDTGLLQFLAGGNAVVPLPWQLKLLLRTQGGTTLKNEPLSEVPASLRFFAGGDQSVRGYGYQTVGPRDASGKVIGGEHLAVGSVELEVPIGENWGVAAFFDLGSAFNSVTEIDWARGAGLGVRRYTMVGPVKIDIARQIGVADPSYRVHVSVGFGW